The Chitinophaga niabensis genome segment TTTTACCTTTTCAGAAAGTCTCAGTAACTATGAAAACCGTACTGCTTTCCCTGCTTTGCTTTTGTTCTATGGGCTGCCTCAAAAAAAAGGAGTCCACTCCCGCTAATGGCAGCATCACTGTTGATGGGCTCATCAGAACTTATACCCTGCACCTACCCCCCAATTACAGGGAAGGCAGTGATTTTTCGCTGGTGATAGCGATGCATGGCGGTGGTGGGAACGGCGGGCAGTTTGAATCTTCTTCCAGGCTTTCCCAGAAAGCCGATGCAGCAAAGTTCATTGTAGTATATCCCAATGGTGTAAAAGGCGACGGTTTATTAAAAGCCCAGACCTGGAATGCAGGTGGATGCTGCGATTATGCAAGAGACCATAATATCAACGATGTGAAATTCATCAGCCTGCTGATAGATCACCTGGTTGCAAAATATAAGATCAACCCTAAAAAGGTATATGCCACCGGTCATTCCAATGGAGGCATGATGGCCTACCGGCTGGCTTGTGAACTCTCTGATAAGATAGCAGCGATCGCTCCCAATAGTTCTACCATGGTGGTCACACAGCCCTGTAATGCTTCAAGGGCAGTACCTATATTGCATATGCACTCCGTACAGGATAACAATGTTCCTTATGCCGGCGGGGTGGGAACAGGTGTTTCCAAACATTATAATCCACCACTCGATTCCGTGTTCCAGGTATGGTCATTAAAGAATGCCTGTGCTACTCCTGCGCAGGTAATTGTGAATAACAATTCCTATAAGCTCACGAAATGGACGGATTGCAGTAACAATACCACCATTCAATATTACCTCACTAAAGATGGCGGGCATGCATGGCCCGGCGGAACTCCGGGTGGTTTACCGCTTGGAGACAAACCTTCTGCGGTTATTAATGCGAATGATCTTTTATGGGATTTTTTTCAGCAATATCAATTACCTTGATGTAAATTGGAATATGCGTTTTATCCCTATCTGCTTATTACTTCTCCTTTCTGCGAAAGATCTGTCCGCACAGGATTCCATCAAAGTGCGGTATGTAGCCTGGTACAATCCCGTAAAGCGGAACACTATTGTAAATGGCGTTAACATGGGGCTGATGGCGATACCATGGAAGCCGGCAAAAACATTGATCGTAAATGGCATAACCCTGGAATTACAACCCATCGGTGCTCTAGCTACCATGTATTCCCTTGGAACCACAGTGATCCCCACTGTTGGATGGAGGAAACAAAAAGAAGGTGAGCACGGAAGTATCTATTTCACTCACGTCAACGACAACTGGCCTGCTAATGAAACGATCAGGACCCACCTGAGAGGCATTAATATCAGTCCCGGCTTTATGTCTGAGATATCAGCAACAGGTCTCACTATCAATCTACTCACTTCTGTTATCACGGAAAACCGGGGCCTCACCATCACAGGGTTCGACAATACCAGTCATAAATTTTCCGGTGTAATGATCAGTGGTTTCAAAAACAAAGCCACCATCGGGCACGGCGTGCAGATAGCAGTATTCAATAATTGCAGGGAAGGGAAGTTAGTACAGATAGGATTATTCAACCGTATTGGTAACAGGGTGTTGCCTTTTGTGAATATGTCACTTTAATACTCTCAGCAAAATAAGAGAATAAAAAAGTTCTTAAGGTTCACCCGCAGATACTGCAAAGCATGTGTGATCTGATTCTCTACACTTCTCTTAGAAATATTCAGCCTGTCCGTAATCTCCTGGTTACCCAGGTTCTCCTGGCGGCTTAACAGAAAGATCTCTTTACAGTGCTTAGGTAATGCGTCAGAGAAAAACTTAATTGTTCCTGAAAGGTTTGCTCAGGTAATTTTTCCTCCGCAGAATTGGAAGAAAAGGCCTCATTGTATTCAGCAGGTAATTCCTGTGTTGCTTTCTTTGCTTTTAATTCTCCCGGACCTGGCTTCTGTAAATGCAGAATGAGTAAGCCAGTATTCCGGCATCCGCCAGTGTAATGTTTTCCTGGCCAACTATGAGAAGGCTACTACCGTTCCAGAGGCAATAAAGATCAGATGGCTGGTGAAGCAAGGATCATCAGGGCCTATATGTACATGAACCTGGTTTCCTGCTTCGGAGATCTTCTCCTGACCACCAAACCTTTAAAGACCGATGAATTATACGGGCCACGTAATACTAAAAGAGAGATCATTGATTTCATCCTGATTACGGGCCTCTTTTTATTCTTTGTCTTTTATCTGAGACGGTTTCAGGTATACTTTCTTTCCTTTCTTATCTACGTAATACTTGCGGTCTTTGCTATCAATGTAGACCACCTCTCCTCCCGGAGCCTGTTTGTCTTTGTAGATCTTATCCTTAATGGCGGATACGCCTTTAACAGCTGTAGAGGCTGTTTTATTACCGACCTTTTTTGCAGTGGTATCAATTTTTTCACCTACTTTTTTAGCAGTTTTCTCTATCCCCTGCGCCATACTGGTGAGGGAAATAGCGGAACCCATCAGGGCAGCTACGATAGCTATGCGGATCTTGCTCATGGTTGTTATTTTAGAAGGTAAGGGCCAAAAATAGTGCCATGTCTATAACTGTCGGTTTTTTACAATTTCTTCTATGTTATGGGTCAGATATTTGCATAAAAAAGATGGACGTTAAAGCTATTGCTGAACAATTGAGGAAACCAGTGGGCGATCTGGGGAAAGAGGTGGGCGTAAAGATGAATGAAGGGAACCTGTACATTAACCAGTATACTATCGCGGCTTTAGAGATAAAAAGCCATCAGCAGGTCCTGGAGATCGGGATGGGGAACGGTTTTTTTGTGAAGGATATATTAACTGCGGCCCCTTCGGTGAAATATACCGGCTGTGATGTTTCAGAAACAATGGTAGCGGAGGCCCGGTCCCTGAACACCCGTTTTATACAAAAAAGACAGGCGGAATTCATTGTAGCAGCTGCTGATGAACTGCCTTTATTCGACGCACTCTTTGATACAGTGTTCATGGTGAATACGCTTTACTTCTGGGAATTCCCGCAGAAAGAACTGGCAGAGGTCCGCAGGGTATTAAAACCAGGCGGGAAGATATTCATTGCCATCAGGCCGGCATCTGTAATGCAGTCGCTACCCTTTGTGCAGTATGGCTTTCGCCTGTATGAAAAGAAAGATGTAGCGGTGCTGCTGAAGCAGAATGGATTTAACAGGATACACAGCATTGAAAAGCCGGAGCCCGTGGGGAAAATGCAAACACTGATCGTACGTGCGGAGAAAATTTAGTTTTAATTTGCACTATGCTTATCAGACCTTACACTGCAGCGGACCGGCAGGCTTGCATTACCGCATTTAAAAGTAATATGCCCAAATTTTTCATGCCACATGAATTAACCGATTTTGAGGAATGGCTAAATGATGTGGAGGAAGGAAAGATACAAGCACCTGACGAACAATATTATGTGATAGAGCAGGACCATGAAGTGATTGGCTGCGGTGGCTTCTCTGTATACCCGGATAAGCAACGGGCCACCATGACCTGGGGGCTTGTGCATAACAGCATGCATAAAAAAGGCCTGGGCAAAGCCCTGATCCTGCACAGGATTGCAGCCATCAGGAAAGCATTTCCTGCTGTCACCATCGGCCTTGATACCACGCAGCATTCCTTTTCTTTCTTTGAGAAGCTGGGGTTTGTGACCACCAAAATAACCAATGATTCCTACGGAGAAGGCATGCACCGTTACGATATGGAACTTAGTCCCGCGTAGTGCCGCAGGTTACATTCGCAAACGTACCCGTCATTCCACTGGCCTGATCGGAAACCAGGAACACGGCTGCGCTGGCGATCTCCGCCATCAGGGGCAATTTCTTCAGCATCGTATTATCTATCAGTTCCTGTATGGCGTTATAGGGTTCAGGACCGTTGCCTTCCTCTTCCAATGCTTTCAGAAATACCGCGGAATCAGGAGAGCCTGCTGATCGGATGCCTACTACCCGGATGCCGTACGGCCCCAGTTCATCCGCCAGGTTCCTGGAAAATCCTTCCAGTGCGCTGCAAGCCGGCCCAAAACCACCAACGAATGCATAAGCTTTACCAGCAGGTGTAGCCGTGATGGACAGGATCACCCCTCCCTTCTGTTGGATCATGTGTTTACCTGCCGCCTTAGCCGTGAGGAACTGGGTTTGCATAGCCACATGGATAGGCTGCGTAAAGTCTTTCAACGACATCTCCACAATGGGGATACCCTGTACATCTTCCAGGCCAATGGCATTAAAGGAAATATCTATCCTTCCTGCTTTGGCCACTACTGCATCTGTAAAATCAGTAACGGCCTTTTCATCCAACGCATCTACAACAGCGGTTTCCGCCTTGCCGCCCAAAGCAAGGATGTCTTTCGCCACTGTATCCAGTGAAGATTGTGTACGGCCGGCCAGGAATACCCTGGCACCTTCCCTGGCAAAGGCCCTGGCTACAGCACCGCCAATGGAACCTCCTGCACCGTAGATCACGGCTGTTTTGTTTGTAAGTATCATGCTTAAAATTACAGGTTACGGATGGCCCCGGCCGGGTGTTAATGTGACAATTCATGGGTTTATTGTGACATAGTTCGTATCTTCAGCATTCCTCCTTATATGCCATAACAGCAAACCATGTATGTTATGATATTAATCGCCATTCTGGCTCCCTGGCTTTCCTTCCTTTTAAGAGGAAAATTACTTTCTGCATTTGTTGCATTTACTGTAGAGCTGATAGCAGCGTTTTCGTTCATATTCTTTGGCCTGAGCTTTTTTGTGGCCTGGTTTATCCTGGCTGTATGGGCTGTTACGTCTTATAACAATGCGAAGGCGGATAAGCGGAACAGGGCTTTGATCAGGGCTATGCGGTCAAAAGGCTAATGGAACTTATATCCTATTCCATAAGACCATAGCCACCTGCTTTGATTGCTGAGGTAATATCCGGGTACCAGGAAAACAAACCTGCGGTAATCCACCCGGAACCCCAGTCCGAGCTTAGGCTCCGGTTTGCCTTCGTGTATAAATAAAGAAGGCAGTGCACAAATGCCAACGCTCCACTGCTCTCCTACTTTCAGTTTGAGATGAGGGCCACCTACATTAATAGCGGTGAGGCTGTTGCCAAAGGAAACACCGATCATTCCTTCCAGGGAAAAACGGAGCTTCTTGGCGGTGGAATCCTGTGCTTGTGCAGCAATACAGGTAAATAAAAACAACGTAGTGAGCATTCTCATAAGATGAAGACTTTTAAAAGGATTCCCACCAGTGCTGCTAAAAGGATCAGTAGTGGTTCCGGCACCCTGCTGTATTTCCAGCAAACAAAGGCGGTTAACAATGCGATGGCAACCGTATACCCATCTACCAGGGAACGTTTACCCAATACAACCACGGCGCCGGTGATAGTGCCAATGGCAGCAGCCGTTACGCCATCAACGAAAGCTTTAATGCCGGGATGTTTTCCATATTTTTTAAAATAAGGCGCAGGTAATACCGTAAAGAGGTAACAAGGGAAAAAAGTAGCGAATGCTGCCACAGCAGCACCCTGAAAACCTGCGGTGAGATAACCGATGAACCCGACTGTGATCACAACAGGTCCCGGTGTGATCATAGCTACGGCTACTGCATCAACGAATTCCTGTTCGGTTAACCAGCCGTATTCTTTCACCACTCCCCCATAGAGAAAGGGAACAATGGCCAGGCCGCTGCCAAAAACAAAAGCGCCCGCCTTGGTGAAATAAAAGAAGATCTCCCATAAGGGGAAAGGAACCACGGCGCGCAATACCGGCGGTCTTTTGATGAGCCACCAGAGTATTCCGGCAGACAGGAAAATAAGCACGGATTCACTTTCCTGCCATATCGTATAAACAGCTGCTACACCGTAGATGCCCCACAGGCCCTTTGAAATGCTTTTCTTTGTGAGCTTAAAGGCGCTGTAAGCAATGATCCCTATCACGCTGGCACCAATACCATAAAAGACGGCCTGCATCCATGGGATACCATTGTAAGCTTCATAGACGGCACCCAATGCCAGCACCATGAAAAAAGAAGGTAATACAAAAGCGAGCCCGGTGAGTGTAGCACCTGTTACGCCGTAATGTATATATCCCAGGTAAATGCCCAGCTGAGCCGCCAGGGGGCCTGGTGCAAGCTGTGCAAGGGCCAGCCCTTCTTTGTAATCTGCTTCTGTGATCCATCTTTTACGCTCTACAAGGTCCCGGTTCATATAACCTACCAGTGCTACGGGACCGCCAAATCCCCAGGTACCCAGTTTCAGGAAATACAGGCACAGCTGCTTCAGTGAATATGTTGGTGCAGGCATCATGCTGCAATACTATCAAGGATCCCCGCAGCAGAATAGAACGTTCTTAACGATTTGTATCCTTTTTACCTTTTTGTAGTTCTTTCCGGTATTCTGAGGGGTTTTTACCGGTATGTTTTTTAAAGATGCGGGTGAAATGGCTTTGATCTGAAAAGCCGGTGAGATAAGCTATTTCCGTAAGGGAGTAATGGGTTTGCAACAACTCAATGGCTTTGTCTATCCTTTTCTTACGGATATAATCCCCGAAAGAAAGGTTGTCAAAATACCTGGAAAATTCCCGGGAGAGATAAGCGGGATTTATATCCAGTTCTTTTGAAACATCTCCTAAACTTACATTCAGGTTGGTATCCAGCTGGTCCTGGATGATCTCTTTCAATTCTTTTGCCCAATCCGGGATCTTTTGCTTTGCTTTCTGCCGGATGAACTTATTGAAGATCTCCATCAGCAAATGCTCTGCCGGGCTTTGCGTATGTTTGTCTGTATACAGATGGCTGGCCCAGCTGTAAAGTGCGTCGTAGATAAGCATTCCTTTTTCCAGCAGCTCCTCATCGTTCCTGAAATTATAGGCCAGGCCTGCCGATATGGCCCAAAGCCCTGCCGCCTGTGCAGAAAGATCATGACGGTCTGTATCCGCGCCCCTGATGATCGGCGCCATCTTCAGCAATGCAGGGTCTTTCAGTTGATGTTTGGACAGGAAGTAATCAAAAGTACAAAGGTCTTTATGATGACTGTATTCCACATCAGGAATATCAAAAGGGGTGGCATTAAGTACTTTGGCCTGAGGCAGTACCTGTTCTGCAGGTACATAAATGATCTCCGCATCTTTATCAATAAACCGCCTGATCAGCCAGGGACAGGCAATACGGTCTATTTTGGGATGTTCACGGGTGATCCATTTCATACTGCAATATTAATAAAAAAAAGACCGGCAGGCATAAAGCCCGCCGGTACAACCTGATGTTCATGAAGAATAGAAAACCGCTGACAGATGACAGCTGTCCCTTGCATTGCTTCCGTTTAACCTGTCTGTTGTTCCGAAAAAAAACAACTATCACCTGTCACCGGCTTTCTGTTCTTTTATTGATATCCTCCCCCTAATGAACGGTAAAGGTCAACCATTGCCGTAAGGCGCTGGCGGCGGATATCTACCTGTGTTAATTCTGCCTGCAGGCTGTTGCCCTGTGCGGAGATAACTTCCAGGTAATTGGCCAATCCGCTGCGGAACAGTAAACGGGCGTTGTTCACGGCCTGTTGTGTGGTTTGCAGGCGGGTTGCGGCTATGTCCTGTTGTGTGTGTAGTTTATCTAACTGTACGAGTGCATTGGATACTTCGCGCACGGCATTGGTCACTGACTGGCGGAAAAGGATCACTGCCTGGTCACGATCTACTTTCGCTACTTCCAGTTGCGTTTTTAAACGGCGTTGCTGGAAGATGGGTTGTGCAATGTTTCCGGCTACGGTACCAAATAATGAATTGGGCATGGCGAACCATTTTCCGATCTCGTAGGCATTCAAACCACCGTTAGCGGTTAAACTTAAAGCAGGATACATGCTTCCCTGCGCAACACCCACCTGGGCGTTGGCAGCTTTCAACCCTAATTCAGAGGCTTTCACATCCGGGCGGTTGCTGATCACTTTTGCCGGAACACCTGTTTCCAGGTTATCCCATACCGGGTACGCTTCCAGTGAACCATTGCGGGCAACAGGGCCCGGCATCTGACCGGTGAGGATGCGGATGGCATTCTCCTGGATCGTAGAAGCCTGTTCCAGTTGCGGGATCAGCAATTCTGCGGCCTGCTTCTGCGCTACCGCTTGCTGTACGGCCAGTTCTGTTACTTCGCCGGCTGTTTTCTGCATACGGATCATTTGCACGATGGTATCGCTCAGCGCCACATTGCTGCGGGCAATGGAAAGCTGCGCATCCAGCATCAGCAGGTTGAAGTAACTGTTGGCTACATTGGCGATGATGCCTGTTTGCACAGCTTTTGCGGCTTCGAATGTTTGCAGGTAAGAAGCTAATGCTGCTTCTTTCTGGCGGCGGATCTTACCCCATACATCTATTTCCCATGAAAGGCCCACCCCAAGATTGAAGTCTTCAATGTGGCTTGTTCCCAGTAAGTTATTCAGGTTGGCCCCGTTGAGACTGTTCTTGGAAGGGATCGAAGTGTTTGCAGTGGCGTTAGCTGTAATGGAGGGTAAAAATGCTGCCTTTGCCTGTTTCACATAAGCAGAAGCGGCTTCTATCCTCTTCAGTGCTATTTGCAGATCGAAGTTATTGGCGAGTGCATCACCGATCAGTTGCTGTAATGCAGGATCGGGGAAGAATTGCCTCCAGGCTGCGTTGGCCACGCTGCTATCTGTAGCAGGTACGTTGTTGAATTGCGCGGGGAGCGCAACCTCCGGCCGCTGAAAGTCCTTTCCGACCTTACAAGCGGCCAATGAGGCAGCACCAAGTATAGCTATGAGATATTGATTTAAACGCGTCATTGTTTGCTATATTAATCTGATGAATACTAAGCTTCCTGTTCTACGGCCAGGGGTTGCGGTTTGCCGCTGATCTTCTCCTGAACAAACTGGAA includes the following:
- a CDS encoding extracellular catalytic domain type 1 short-chain-length polyhydroxyalkanoate depolymerase, with amino-acid sequence MKTVLLSLLCFCSMGCLKKKESTPANGSITVDGLIRTYTLHLPPNYREGSDFSLVIAMHGGGGNGGQFESSSRLSQKADAAKFIVVYPNGVKGDGLLKAQTWNAGGCCDYARDHNINDVKFISLLIDHLVAKYKINPKKVYATGHSNGGMMAYRLACELSDKIAAIAPNSSTMVVTQPCNASRAVPILHMHSVQDNNVPYAGGVGTGVSKHYNPPLDSVFQVWSLKNACATPAQVIVNNNSYKLTKWTDCSNNTTIQYYLTKDGGHAWPGGTPGGLPLGDKPSAVINANDLLWDFFQQYQLP
- a CDS encoding sigma factor-like helix-turn-helix DNA-binding protein, encoding MKFFSDALPKHCKEIFLLSRQENLGNQEITDRLNISKRSVENQITHALQYLRVNLKNFFILLFC
- a CDS encoding class I SAM-dependent methyltransferase: MDVKAIAEQLRKPVGDLGKEVGVKMNEGNLYINQYTIAALEIKSHQQVLEIGMGNGFFVKDILTAAPSVKYTGCDVSETMVAEARSLNTRFIQKRQAEFIVAAADELPLFDALFDTVFMVNTLYFWEFPQKELAEVRRVLKPGGKIFIAIRPASVMQSLPFVQYGFRLYEKKDVAVLLKQNGFNRIHSIEKPEPVGKMQTLIVRAEKI
- a CDS encoding GNAT family N-acetyltransferase, with translation MLIRPYTAADRQACITAFKSNMPKFFMPHELTDFEEWLNDVEEGKIQAPDEQYYVIEQDHEVIGCGGFSVYPDKQRATMTWGLVHNSMHKKGLGKALILHRIAAIRKAFPAVTIGLDTTQHSFSFFEKLGFVTTKITNDSYGEGMHRYDMELSPA
- a CDS encoding SDR family NAD(P)-dependent oxidoreductase, translating into MILTNKTAVIYGAGGSIGGAVARAFAREGARVFLAGRTQSSLDTVAKDILALGGKAETAVVDALDEKAVTDFTDAVVAKAGRIDISFNAIGLEDVQGIPIVEMSLKDFTQPIHVAMQTQFLTAKAAGKHMIQQKGGVILSITATPAGKAYAFVGGFGPACSALEGFSRNLADELGPYGIRVVGIRSAGSPDSAVFLKALEEEGNGPEPYNAIQELIDNTMLKKLPLMAEIASAAVFLVSDQASGMTGTFANVTCGTTRD
- a CDS encoding YqaE/Pmp3 family membrane protein codes for the protein MILIAILAPWLSFLLRGKLLSAFVAFTVELIAAFSFIFFGLSFFVAWFILAVWAVTSYNNAKADKRNRALIRAMRSKG
- a CDS encoding chromate transporter → MPAPTYSLKQLCLYFLKLGTWGFGGPVALVGYMNRDLVERKRWITEADYKEGLALAQLAPGPLAAQLGIYLGYIHYGVTGATLTGLAFVLPSFFMVLALGAVYEAYNGIPWMQAVFYGIGASVIGIIAYSAFKLTKKSISKGLWGIYGVAAVYTIWQESESVLIFLSAGILWWLIKRPPVLRAVVPFPLWEIFFYFTKAGAFVFGSGLAIVPFLYGGVVKEYGWLTEQEFVDAVAVAMITPGPVVITVGFIGYLTAGFQGAAVAAFATFFPCYLFTVLPAPYFKKYGKHPGIKAFVDGVTAAAIGTITGAVVVLGKRSLVDGYTVAIALLTAFVCWKYSRVPEPLLILLAALVGILLKVFIL
- a CDS encoding chromate resistance protein ChrB domain-containing protein, with product MKWITREHPKIDRIACPWLIRRFIDKDAEIIYVPAEQVLPQAKVLNATPFDIPDVEYSHHKDLCTFDYFLSKHQLKDPALLKMAPIIRGADTDRHDLSAQAAGLWAISAGLAYNFRNDEELLEKGMLIYDALYSWASHLYTDKHTQSPAEHLLMEIFNKFIRQKAKQKIPDWAKELKEIIQDQLDTNLNVSLGDVSKELDINPAYLSREFSRYFDNLSFGDYIRKKRIDKAIELLQTHYSLTEIAYLTGFSDQSHFTRIFKKHTGKNPSEYRKELQKGKKDTNR
- a CDS encoding efflux transporter outer membrane subunit is translated as MTRLNQYLIAILGAASLAACKVGKDFQRPEVALPAQFNNVPATDSSVANAAWRQFFPDPALQQLIGDALANNFDLQIALKRIEAASAYVKQAKAAFLPSITANATANTSIPSKNSLNGANLNNLLGTSHIEDFNLGVGLSWEIDVWGKIRRQKEAALASYLQTFEAAKAVQTGIIANVANSYFNLLMLDAQLSIARSNVALSDTIVQMIRMQKTAGEVTELAVQQAVAQKQAAELLIPQLEQASTIQENAIRILTGQMPGPVARNGSLEAYPVWDNLETGVPAKVISNRPDVKASELGLKAANAQVGVAQGSMYPALSLTANGGLNAYEIGKWFAMPNSLFGTVAGNIAQPIFQQRRLKTQLEVAKVDRDQAVILFRQSVTNAVREVSNALVQLDKLHTQQDIAATRLQTTQQAVNNARLLFRSGLANYLEVISAQGNSLQAELTQVDIRRQRLTAMVDLYRSLGGGYQ